The following proteins are co-located in the Brevibacillus laterosporus DSM 25 genome:
- a CDS encoding contractile injection system protein, VgrG/Pvc8 family, with the protein MSSTVIAYHNLQVSPYQLVNLQELVMTKTINEHAKVTFTGIVPEELKDSYVEMTQAETPLTISQIDEKGGSTPIFNGLVLHIEIKAVRGIYYMQVEAVSHSYKLDIKRKKRSFQNKNMTYSALIKQIAADYPGLDVMDSVSKGGKLGEFTMQYDETDWQFLKRMASRFNAGLAPASIFDKPKFYFGMPEGGSKGKLEDFHYSVKKRMSAFRHSSENHIPGIQENDFIYYEVESDRVLEVGHGVQFLGKTLFVAEAYTEMKKGLLKHVYTLCTKKGMSQNKLFNSKIVGASVQGKVIEIAKDTVKVHLSIDENQNKSEAHWFPYSSVYTAEGNSGWYCMPELNDHVRVYFPGNKEGDGVASSSVRQDAGEAQNNKLGNPDIKYFRTPNGKELMMSPSEIVITAKDGEIFIRLNDQDGIQIMSKKKIKIISEEDIMMDSEKKVIISAKEEINITCKESNIKMDGNTMIMGNETKTN; encoded by the coding sequence GTGAGTTCAACGGTAATTGCGTATCACAATCTCCAGGTTTCCCCTTATCAATTAGTCAACCTACAAGAGCTAGTCATGACCAAAACGATCAATGAGCATGCCAAAGTAACCTTTACGGGTATTGTGCCAGAGGAGCTAAAAGATAGCTACGTGGAAATGACGCAAGCCGAGACACCGCTTACGATCAGCCAGATTGACGAAAAGGGCGGAAGTACGCCTATCTTTAACGGACTCGTACTCCATATTGAAATTAAAGCAGTGCGGGGCATCTATTATATGCAGGTCGAAGCGGTTTCACATTCCTACAAGCTGGATATTAAGCGTAAAAAACGTTCCTTTCAAAATAAAAATATGACCTACTCCGCGCTGATCAAACAGATTGCTGCCGACTATCCTGGACTAGATGTAATGGACAGTGTATCAAAAGGTGGTAAGCTCGGAGAATTTACCATGCAATATGACGAGACGGATTGGCAGTTCCTCAAGCGAATGGCCTCTCGATTCAATGCAGGTCTCGCGCCAGCTTCCATTTTTGATAAGCCTAAGTTTTATTTCGGAATGCCAGAGGGTGGTTCCAAGGGCAAACTGGAGGATTTCCACTATAGCGTAAAAAAACGCATGTCTGCTTTCAGGCACTCCTCAGAGAATCATATCCCAGGTATTCAGGAGAATGATTTTATCTACTATGAAGTGGAATCGGACAGAGTGCTAGAGGTAGGACACGGGGTACAATTCCTAGGCAAAACGCTGTTTGTGGCGGAAGCCTATACAGAAATGAAAAAGGGGTTATTAAAGCATGTTTACACGCTTTGCACCAAAAAAGGAATGAGCCAAAACAAGCTTTTTAACTCGAAAATCGTCGGAGCCTCCGTGCAAGGAAAGGTCATTGAGATTGCCAAGGATACGGTGAAGGTGCACCTCTCGATCGACGAAAACCAGAACAAGAGTGAAGCGCATTGGTTCCCATATTCCTCGGTTTATACCGCAGAAGGAAACAGCGGCTGGTATTGTATGCCAGAGCTTAATGACCACGTGCGTGTCTATTTTCCTGGCAATAAAGAAGGGGATGGGGTCGCTAGTAGCTCCGTTCGTCAGGATGCGGGAGAGGCTCAGAATAATAAGCTAGGCAATCCGGATATTAAATATTTCCGTACACCTAATGGCAAGGAGCTCATGATGAGCCCTAGTGAGATCGTGATCACTGCTAAAGACGGTGAGATTTTTATCAGGCTAAACGATCAGGACGGTATTCAGATCATGAGTAAGAAAAAAATCAAGATCATCTCTGAGGAAGACATCATGATGGACTCAGAGAAAAAGGTGATTATCTCTGCTAAGGAAGAGATCAACATAACCTGCAAGGAGAGCAATATCAAGATGGATGGCAATACCATGATCATGGGGAATGAGACTAAGACAAACTAA
- a CDS encoding pentapeptide repeat-containing protein, producing MDRTEAMPHFLTNVVEPARLRALMRLEQDFQTNKTALATEWTIAFQRICKQLGGEQIRKDKPLIGHLTFSLLRTELAVGRAIYLVEATDSSWFFDRNPCQTEYDASWALRYLDQLKDEINSGSKAYMGAITLPDVEQIILREAVHFHQYVIQLARYALPTAIESQEFVELSTEDVVEIRVGEYMDVSEVVYKIDRRARDAQSVREWIDEGSEQEYAYEVFDRVDLSKGDYSELDFRYSRFEHSDLSDARFNGCVLMGTRWNHSRLAQADFSYSLLFGANFYQSELSGADFNGIQASQGLLEPDSWEMPGFWEISFTEANLPGASFVGAHLAGAQFSRANLVGVNFAGADLTDASFTDANLRGAVFVGASVASVDFTGADVEGASFSARDQGKLNVDERQQATVIWIEAESEGAYLDELFYSVPR from the coding sequence ATGGACAGGACAGAAGCGATGCCGCATTTTTTGACAAATGTAGTGGAGCCTGCACGACTGCGAGCATTGATGCGCCTAGAGCAGGATTTTCAGACCAATAAAACTGCTTTAGCTACAGAATGGACGATCGCTTTTCAACGGATTTGCAAGCAGCTAGGTGGCGAACAGATTCGAAAGGACAAACCGTTGATTGGGCATCTTACCTTTTCGTTGTTGCGAACCGAGTTAGCGGTAGGGCGAGCCATTTATTTAGTGGAGGCGACCGATAGCTCTTGGTTTTTTGATCGGAATCCTTGCCAAACAGAATATGATGCTAGCTGGGCATTACGCTATCTAGATCAGTTGAAGGATGAAATCAACAGCGGTAGTAAGGCCTATATGGGTGCTATTACACTACCAGACGTGGAGCAAATCATCTTAAGAGAAGCCGTTCATTTTCATCAGTACGTAATTCAGTTAGCTAGATATGCCTTGCCGACAGCGATTGAATCACAGGAATTTGTAGAGTTATCCACAGAGGATGTTGTTGAAATACGTGTTGGTGAATACATGGACGTTAGCGAAGTCGTGTATAAAATAGATCGGCGAGCACGAGATGCCCAATCAGTCAGGGAATGGATCGATGAAGGAAGCGAACAGGAATATGCCTATGAAGTTTTCGACCGTGTAGATTTGTCTAAAGGAGATTATTCGGAGCTGGATTTCCGCTATTCACGTTTCGAGCATAGTGATCTATCCGACGCTCGGTTCAACGGTTGTGTACTAATGGGCACAAGGTGGAATCATTCGCGACTAGCTCAGGCAGATTTCTCCTACAGCCTCCTGTTCGGAGCTAATTTTTATCAGAGTGAGCTATCAGGAGCAGACTTCAATGGAATCCAAGCTTCTCAAGGATTGTTGGAGCCAGATAGTTGGGAAATGCCAGGCTTTTGGGAAATTTCCTTTACAGAAGCTAATTTGCCAGGAGCCAGCTTTGTCGGTGCTCACTTAGCGGGAGCCCAATTTAGTAGAGCCAATCTCGTGGGCGTGAATTTTGCTGGAGCCGATTTGACGGACGCCAGCTTCACAGATGCTAATTTACGTGGGGCAGTGTTTGTTGGGGCTAGTGTGGCATCTGTCGATTTTACTGGAGCGGATGTAGAAGGTGCATCCTTTTCAGCACGAGATCAAGGCAAGCTGAACGTAGACGAGCGACAACAAGCCACTGTTATATGGATAGAAGCAGAGAGCGAGGGGGCGTACCTAGATGAGCTATTTTATTCTGTCCCAAGATAA
- a CDS encoding molecular chaperone, which translates to MNGYSYRLHTDKGRDRSRLLIRYSREELEDMTTFQLRNICYTERLVEGVANKLDREALIDTILKFRGSVGSLLIRGFHKGGFQRIEEAIHTYLKTPLSNQVRIKVPAKISLYRGLKVDKLDQYLVEAIGMQESNVLLINDSMELCGVLHLKKDESQPELYYLAMDRNTELRRTANQNYSLLFFRKQDSEYLYRAYYQDAPLLPANLHYCKVPVTDLEICELEETGAVLAIDFGTSNTTAGAYLDSGYISTPPSHDLLNGQIRLNEINYVKFPDETEQSTDWVAVVPTIVSVADCRDQENIQYHFGYEALSHRKKNGFSSQSSQFQGLKRWVNAYTKTEEIVDMEGNTAYVKRSDILRGFLTHIVEMAEHQFKCRFTHLHISSPVKLKTQFIEMFHEILPQYQIESKDALDEGMAVLYNTIADQIEKNRFLDGEEYRALVIDCGGGTTDLSSCQFSILDGHISYKIDIHTTYENGDTNFGGNNITYRIMQFMKIVFANYYTKRRMNTDIDELIPIPATDLYRYVDEYGVGAVYENFEASYLEADRFIPTQFKLYENRSREEYHRVRNNFYFLWELAENMKKEFFRRTGILRNRFQSAASEDSDNDLKITKMDRWFLSVLHQGVFREEYEFPNVVFTIREISQLIRADIYEIVRKFLDEYYQDGRLQDFSIIKLTGQSCRIDVFREALKEFVPGRSIEFKQKIEETGKVSDLKLACLRGSLRYLSAKKSGFIEASITNHAPIIPYSVSAFTHNQHEKTLINSLERANQVQGFISRPIAVREIQFFLKDAKGNPRHHYVFINQPESYKQMVYEQIASIYPGKIPQDDTDSIINGEVKFFVFTDEKSWGFYIVPVARQNEQLYLGKKQFFAFENDLSELDFFDGLK; encoded by the coding sequence ATGAACGGATATTCGTATAGATTGCATACGGACAAAGGGCGAGATAGAAGTCGCTTATTGATCAGATACTCGCGAGAAGAGCTGGAGGATATGACCACCTTCCAATTGCGTAACATTTGTTATACGGAGCGATTAGTCGAAGGGGTTGCCAATAAACTCGATCGGGAGGCTTTGATCGATACGATCCTAAAATTCCGTGGATCAGTGGGCAGCTTATTGATTCGAGGCTTTCACAAGGGTGGCTTCCAGCGGATCGAGGAAGCGATCCATACGTATTTAAAAACACCCTTATCTAATCAGGTAAGAATCAAAGTTCCAGCCAAAATCTCTTTGTACCGTGGACTAAAGGTAGACAAATTGGATCAATACCTAGTAGAAGCGATCGGTATGCAAGAGTCTAATGTGTTACTGATCAATGACAGCATGGAATTATGTGGGGTCCTGCATCTGAAAAAGGATGAGTCGCAACCAGAGCTTTATTACTTAGCGATGGATCGCAACACGGAGCTACGGAGAACGGCTAATCAAAATTATAGCCTGTTGTTCTTTAGAAAGCAGGATTCGGAATACCTGTATAGAGCCTACTATCAGGATGCCCCTTTACTACCAGCCAACCTCCACTATTGCAAGGTTCCTGTGACAGATTTGGAAATTTGCGAGTTAGAAGAGACAGGTGCTGTACTGGCAATCGATTTTGGGACATCTAATACAACCGCAGGAGCCTATCTGGATAGCGGATATATTTCTACCCCCCCAAGCCATGATTTATTAAATGGACAAATACGCCTGAATGAGATTAATTACGTAAAATTTCCTGATGAGACAGAGCAGTCGACCGATTGGGTCGCGGTTGTGCCAACGATCGTTAGTGTAGCAGACTGTCGAGATCAAGAGAATATCCAATACCATTTCGGATATGAAGCTCTCTCCCATCGCAAAAAGAATGGCTTCAGCAGTCAATCCTCTCAATTCCAGGGTCTAAAAAGATGGGTAAATGCTTACACGAAGACAGAAGAAATAGTTGATATGGAAGGCAACACAGCTTATGTCAAACGAAGCGACATCCTACGCGGCTTCCTGACCCATATTGTGGAAATGGCCGAGCATCAGTTTAAATGCCGTTTCACCCACTTGCATATCTCAAGTCCAGTCAAATTAAAAACGCAATTTATTGAAATGTTCCATGAGATTTTACCTCAGTACCAGATTGAATCAAAGGATGCATTGGATGAGGGCATGGCGGTACTCTACAATACCATTGCCGATCAGATTGAGAAAAATCGATTCCTGGATGGCGAGGAATATAGGGCATTGGTCATCGATTGTGGAGGAGGTACCACTGATCTGTCCTCCTGCCAGTTTTCCATTTTAGATGGGCATATTTCCTACAAGATTGATATACATACAACCTATGAGAATGGTGATACCAACTTTGGCGGCAATAACATCACCTATCGTATTATGCAATTTATGAAGATTGTTTTTGCCAATTACTATACGAAAAGACGAATGAACACAGATATAGATGAACTGATTCCTATCCCAGCCACCGATCTATATCGCTATGTGGATGAATATGGTGTAGGGGCTGTCTACGAAAACTTCGAGGCAAGCTATCTGGAGGCAGATCGGTTTATTCCGACACAATTTAAGCTGTACGAAAATCGCTCACGTGAAGAATATCACCGCGTGCGCAACAACTTTTACTTCCTGTGGGAGCTAGCTGAGAACATGAAAAAAGAGTTCTTCCGCAGGACAGGTATCCTACGAAATCGATTCCAGTCTGCCGCCAGCGAGGATTCGGACAATGATTTAAAAATCACAAAAATGGATCGTTGGTTCCTCTCTGTCCTTCATCAGGGAGTGTTTCGAGAGGAGTACGAATTCCCCAATGTGGTATTTACCATTAGGGAAATCAGCCAGCTGATCCGTGCAGATATCTATGAGATTGTGCGTAAATTTTTGGATGAATATTACCAAGATGGACGCTTACAAGACTTTTCCATCATTAAATTAACAGGTCAATCCTGCCGTATCGATGTGTTCCGTGAAGCGTTAAAAGAATTTGTTCCGGGGCGCAGTATTGAATTCAAGCAAAAAATAGAGGAAACGGGCAAGGTTTCTGACCTCAAGCTGGCATGCTTACGCGGCTCTCTTCGTTATCTGAGTGCTAAAAAATCTGGGTTCATCGAGGCAAGCATCACGAACCACGCACCAATCATTCCTTATTCGGTGAGCGCATTTACCCATAATCAGCATGAAAAAACGTTAATCAACAGCTTAGAGCGAGCCAATCAGGTACAGGGCTTCATTTCACGCCCAATTGCTGTTAGAGAGATTCAGTTCTTTTTAAAGGATGCGAAGGGAAATCCACGGCATCACTACGTGTTTATCAATCAGCCTGAGAGCTATAAACAGATGGTCTACGAGCAGATCGCAAGCATCTATCCAGGTAAAATCCCGCAGGATGATACAGATTCAATCATTAATGGGGAAGTTAAATTCTTTGTTTTTACAGATGAAAAGAGCTGGGGCTTCTATATAGTGCCAGTTGCAAGGCAAAACGAACAGCTTTATCTCGGTAAGAAACAGTTTTTTGCGTTTGAAAACGACCTGTCTGAGCTGGATTTCTTTGATGGCCTAAAGTAA
- a CDS encoding DUF4280 domain-containing protein, whose amino-acid sequence MALIEDVEVEGGEGAKKSYVVAGAILTCTFGTQKSRLKTPLSHGVFVKEKAQMNINDFVPNVNIMPFGRCGNLANPEVAAATEANGGYLKRMPCMPIVTMPWIGGKEDKLIEDAPVLLNDCTNMCLHCGGQISIIDDGQELD is encoded by the coding sequence ATGGCCCTCATAGAAGACGTGGAAGTAGAAGGTGGAGAAGGAGCCAAGAAAAGCTACGTGGTGGCAGGAGCCATTCTTACATGCACCTTTGGCACCCAAAAAAGTCGATTGAAAACCCCACTAAGCCATGGGGTATTTGTGAAAGAAAAGGCGCAAATGAACATCAATGATTTCGTGCCAAATGTAAACATCATGCCCTTTGGCAGATGCGGTAACCTAGCAAATCCAGAGGTAGCAGCGGCGACGGAAGCAAATGGCGGCTATTTAAAGCGTATGCCATGCATGCCGATTGTCACCATGCCATGGATTGGGGGCAAAGAGGACAAGCTGATCGAAGACGCGCCCGTACTGCTCAACGATTGCACCAACATGTGCTTACATTGTGGCGGACAGATAAGCATCATCGACGACGGACAGGAATTGGACTAA